The window gtttttttattaattaaactgATCCAAGAAGTATTTCTCCGAGAATGAAGGGATCTTGTTTATATAATACAAAACTCGGGGAGTTATCATTGGATGCCAATAATAGAGGCGTGTTTACTGTAGGAATTTGCCTAGGCATCAGTTTGGTAATTTGCAGAGCAAAATGTTCCCGGCCTACTTTTCAATGGTGGGGGTATGTTGTGCTGTTGCACTCGGGGCTTTCGGGTACTTGCACCCGTGGAAGTCCTCAGGAGCTGCTGAGAAGTACCAACTGGGATTTTTACTTGCTGCCTTTGGTTTCAATCTCAGCAACCTTGTAGTCTTTACACCCATGACCATTGAGGTACAAACACTATTGTCACTGTGTTACTGTTCTTAATCATCAGTCATCACTATCGAATATGACTTCGCAAGTTTATAGACTTGCTGAAATATGTCAGACTAATGATTCTGCAGTTATGATAAAGTTCGGATTGTGGATACTGATGCTTTTTAAAGCTTTGATTCTTTCATCTAATAGAGACAGAGTTAAGTTGACGGATGTCCTATTAcaatgacatttaaaatactaggagctaatagatatttttattatcaaagaaGATTCAACTTTGAAACTACCCGTAATCCCGTATCAAGGGAATCCAgctaaaaaatgattaaaatggAAGATGATACAGGTATATGACTTACCCATCGTCGTGTACGGGTATTCATCGTTTCAGTGTGGGTAGTTTTGGTTTTTTAGATTTTCAAAACCTTCAAGTTTGATTAATGGTTGCTGCACCAAAGTCGAACCCCAAATTATACTAAATCAAATTTGATCCAATTGAAAATTGCGGTTTGGTTTTAGCTCAACTCGAATTTTAAACTGAAAATCTTTACTTTATATATTACTTATAgtaaaatttattcattttatgTAGAAAAAGAACCCTCGTTTAGAGAAATTTACAATATTTCTTGAGAAAGTTagataataacaaacaaatactgtcgaaaaaattaaaatacttaaGCTTTGAATTGGTATTGGTTTGGGTTCAGTTTTAACCGCAAAAATTATTTCTGGTTCACTTTTCTGTTTAATCTGCAAATTACAATCGTGAAACCAGAACTGTACCGAACTTTTCTGTTTCGGTTTAAAATCAAAcagaattttttgttttcatttgtGTGGTTTAGGATCGGTTTTTTGGTTTCCCTTGTACACCCATATCTATGCCCCAGCTCAAGCTAGAATTCTCATTGCTCAACTACTCTATACCCGAGTCGCCCTCCGATAACTGATAAGCATGGCCCCCCACCTCCTTTTATGCTGTTTTCCCATCCAAAGTGTCTAAGTACCAGGCCCTTCTTTTTTATCCTTTAATAGAGAGCTTAGTGTGTTATTAGGTCTGTGTTGATTGAGCTCGTGCTGCCTGGTTCCATACTCCGTAACACGTCCAGTGTGTTGTCTGTTGATCTTGTGGAACTGTCCCATGTGGTTGTGGAGCGGAGGGGAGGGATGAGACATAATTCAACTTGTCCCCGTATCTCTCTCCAATAATGTTGTCCTATGATGTTCTTTTGTTGTAGAAACTTTATTAATCAATTTGATTCCATTAGTGTTGTGGATAAATTTCAGAAGATTGCATATTGTACACTTGGAATTCTCTCTTAGTATTCTAGTCATTTAAGGCATGACCTTGTTTTCTCAATGTTGGAGCAGATGATGAAAGAAAGGCACAAAGTGGAGAGAGAAGCAAATATCGGGGAAGAAGTTGGTTGGACAAAGAAccaagaagttgcaaagaaaAACCCAAAGCTTGCTTCCATGaacaagaaatttggaatgatTCATGGATTGTCTTCTCTTGCAAATATTATGTCATTCGGCAGTCTTGCCATCCATTCTTGGTACTTAGCTGGAAAAATCAGTTTATAGTTTGTTATACAGTAATCGTGTGTTAAAATCAAACGTTGGACCTGTTCCTCCCGACTTCTTTCAAACTTCCAAGCGATGTCATGTA of the Primulina huaijiensis isolate GDHJ02 chromosome 1, ASM1229523v2, whole genome shotgun sequence genome contains:
- the LOC140989067 gene encoding LOW QUALITY PROTEIN: uncharacterized protein (The sequence of the model RefSeq protein was modified relative to this genomic sequence to represent the inferred CDS: inserted 1 base in 1 codon), whose amino-acid sequence is MAWLTRFTTAXAFLAVGVIFSPESFGSISGGQNLPIIVTVVKLAHLLCFSTAWGAALWVTFIGGIIMFKNLPRHQFGNLQSKMFPAYFSMVGVCCAVALGAFGYLHPWKSSGAAEKYQLGFLLAAFGFNLSNLVVFTPMTIEMMKERHKVEREANIGEEVGWTKNQEVAKKNPKLASMNKKFGMIHGLSSLANIMSFGSLAIHSWYLAGKISL